The following are from one region of the Klebsiella aerogenes genome:
- the ftsY gene encoding signal recognition particle-docking protein FtsY has protein sequence MAKEKKRGFFSWLGFGQKEQAQENESEQKVEEQQEVVEQVPAAEASTDVVPAAETVPEDPEAFAAEVVEVTEQVVESELPHPVVAEAVQEEKIVEPPVAEEISAPEAVVEETPVVVDEIAEIVEPPGVEESVAPVAEESVAETLVEEVIAEPVVAEAVAEQTPQEVIAAEPEVIEEEIIPEELGTDAELTDEELEAQALAASDEEAAETLAEEEAEPQETALQEQEKPTKEGFFARLKRSLVKTKQNLGSGFISLFRGKKIDDDLFEELEEQLLIADVGVETTRKIIANLTEGASRKQLRDAEALYGLLKEEMSEILAKVEEPLNVEGKTPFVILMVGVNGVGKTTTIGKLARQFEQQGKSVMLAAGDTFRAAAVEQLQVWGQRNDIPVIAQHTGADSASVIFDAIQAAKARNVDVLIADTAGRLQNKSHLMEELKKIVRVMKKLDVDAPHEVMLTIDASTGQNAISQAKLFHEAVGLTGITLTKLDGTAKGGVIFSVADQFSIPIRYIGVGERIEDLRPFNAGDFIEALFARED, from the coding sequence ATGGCAAAAGAGAAAAAACGTGGCTTCTTTTCCTGGCTGGGCTTTGGGCAAAAAGAACAGGCCCAGGAAAACGAAAGCGAACAAAAAGTAGAAGAACAACAAGAGGTTGTGGAACAGGTACCGGCGGCGGAAGCGTCTACGGACGTCGTGCCCGCAGCGGAAACGGTACCAGAAGACCCGGAGGCCTTCGCCGCCGAGGTCGTTGAAGTAACCGAACAGGTTGTTGAAAGCGAATTGCCGCATCCGGTGGTTGCCGAAGCCGTTCAGGAAGAAAAAATTGTTGAACCACCGGTGGCGGAAGAAATTTCTGCGCCGGAAGCCGTCGTTGAAGAAACGCCGGTGGTGGTCGATGAGATCGCCGAAATCGTCGAGCCGCCAGGGGTCGAAGAGTCGGTTGCTCCAGTTGCGGAAGAAAGCGTCGCTGAAACGCTGGTTGAAGAAGTGATTGCCGAGCCGGTCGTCGCGGAAGCCGTTGCTGAGCAGACGCCGCAAGAGGTGATCGCCGCAGAGCCAGAGGTGATTGAAGAAGAGATCATCCCTGAAGAACTCGGCACCGATGCTGAGCTTACCGACGAAGAGCTGGAAGCGCAGGCGCTGGCGGCAAGCGATGAAGAGGCAGCGGAAACGCTGGCGGAAGAAGAGGCGGAACCTCAGGAAACGGCGCTGCAGGAGCAGGAAAAACCGACCAAAGAAGGTTTCTTCGCCCGCTTAAAACGCAGCCTGGTGAAAACCAAACAGAACCTGGGATCCGGGTTTATCAGTCTGTTCCGCGGCAAAAAAATTGACGACGATCTGTTTGAAGAACTGGAAGAACAGCTGCTGATTGCCGACGTCGGAGTGGAAACCACGCGTAAGATTATTGCTAATCTTACCGAGGGCGCCAGCCGTAAGCAGCTGCGCGACGCAGAAGCGTTGTACGGCCTGCTGAAAGAAGAGATGAGCGAGATCCTGGCGAAAGTCGAGGAGCCGTTGAATGTTGAAGGTAAAACGCCATTTGTTATTCTGATGGTTGGCGTTAACGGCGTGGGTAAAACCACCACTATCGGTAAGCTGGCGCGTCAGTTCGAGCAGCAGGGCAAATCGGTGATGCTGGCGGCGGGGGATACTTTCCGCGCGGCGGCGGTAGAGCAGCTTCAGGTCTGGGGTCAGCGTAACGATATCCCGGTGATTGCTCAGCATACCGGCGCAGACTCCGCATCGGTGATTTTTGACGCCATTCAGGCGGCGAAAGCGCGTAATGTCGATGTCCTGATTGCTGATACCGCGGGTCGTCTGCAGAATAAATCGCATCTGATGGAAGAACTGAAGAAGATTGTCCGCGTGATGAAGAAACTGGACGTCGATGCGCCGCATGAAGTCATGTTAACCATTGATGCCAGCACCGGGCAGAACGCAATTAGCCAGGCCAAATTGTTCCACGAAGCGGTGGGGCTGACGGGGATCACGCTGACCAAGCTTGATGGAACCGCGAAAGGCGGGGTTATCTTCTCGGTTGCTGACCAGTTCAGTATTCCGATTCGCTATATTGGCGTCGGCGAGCGTATTGAAGATCTGCGTCCGTTTAATGCGGGCGACTTTATTGAGGCACTTTTTGCCCGAGAGGATTAA
- the ftsE gene encoding cell division ATP-binding protein FtsE: MIRFEQVSKAYLGGRQALQGVTFHLQQGEMAFLTGHSGAGKSTLLKLICGIERPSAGKILFSGHDISRLKSREVPFLRRQIGMIFQDHHLLMDRTVFDNVAIPLIIAGASGDDIRRRVSAALDKVGLLDKAKNFPIQLSGGEQQRVGIARAVVNKPAVLLADEPTGNLDEALSEGILRLFEEFNRVGVTVLMATHDLGLISSRPYRVLTLSDGHMHGGHRGE, from the coding sequence ATGATTCGCTTTGAACAAGTCAGCAAAGCCTATCTCGGTGGGAGACAAGCGCTGCAGGGGGTGACATTCCACCTGCAGCAGGGCGAGATGGCGTTCCTGACCGGTCATTCCGGCGCGGGGAAAAGTACCCTGCTGAAGCTTATCTGTGGTATCGAACGGCCGAGCGCCGGGAAGATTCTGTTCAGCGGCCATGATATCAGCCGTCTGAAGAGCCGTGAGGTGCCGTTTTTACGCCGCCAGATCGGCATGATTTTCCAGGACCACCACCTGCTGATGGATCGCACCGTGTTCGATAATGTGGCGATCCCGCTGATTATCGCCGGTGCCAGCGGCGATGATATTCGCCGCCGTGTATCCGCTGCGCTGGATAAAGTCGGGCTGCTGGACAAAGCGAAAAACTTCCCCATCCAACTCTCCGGCGGTGAGCAGCAGCGTGTGGGCATCGCCCGCGCGGTGGTCAACAAGCCGGCGGTGCTGCTGGCGGATGAACCGACCGGTAACCTCGATGAGGCGCTCTCGGAAGGGATTTTACGTCTGTTTGAAGAGTTTAACCGCGTTGGGGTGACGGTACTGATGGCGACGCACGACCTGGGGCTTATCTCCAGTCGTCCGTACCGAGTACTGACCCTCAGCGACGGTCATATGCACGGAGGCCACCGGGGTGAATAA
- the ftsX gene encoding permease-like cell division protein FtsX gives MNKRDAVNQIRQFGSKFDRLRNASGSGNGGRNAPKRPKAAPSPASRKSNVFNEQVRYAWHGALQDLKSTPLATFLTIMVIAISLTLPSVCYMVYKNVNSAASQYYPSPQITVYLEKTLDDDAAARVVGQLQAEQGVDKVNYLSRDEALGEFRNWSGFGGALDMLEENPLPAVAIVVPKLDFQNTDSLNTLRDRVARIQGVDEVRMDDSWFARLASLTGLVGRVSAMIGVLMIAAVFLVIGNSVRLSIFARRDTINVQKLIGATDGFILRPFLYGGAMLGFAGAFLSLILSEILVMRLSSAVTEVAKVFGTKFELSGLGFDECLLMLIVCSMIGWVAAWLATVQHLRHFTPD, from the coding sequence GTGAATAAGCGCGACGCAGTGAACCAGATTCGCCAGTTCGGCAGCAAGTTTGACCGTCTGCGCAACGCGAGCGGCAGCGGCAATGGCGGGCGCAATGCGCCAAAACGGCCGAAAGCGGCGCCGAGTCCGGCATCACGTAAAAGCAACGTCTTTAACGAGCAGGTGCGCTACGCCTGGCACGGCGCGTTGCAGGATTTAAAAAGCACGCCGCTGGCGACCTTCCTGACCATCATGGTGATCGCCATTTCGCTGACGCTGCCGAGCGTCTGCTATATGGTTTACAAAAACGTCAACAGCGCGGCGTCACAGTATTATCCGTCGCCGCAGATCACCGTCTATCTGGAAAAAACGCTGGATGACGATGCCGCTGCCAGAGTTGTCGGCCAGCTGCAAGCGGAGCAGGGCGTCGATAAGGTGAACTACCTGTCGCGTGATGAAGCATTGGGCGAGTTCCGTAACTGGTCTGGATTCGGCGGTGCGCTGGATATGCTGGAAGAGAACCCGCTGCCGGCGGTGGCGATTGTGGTGCCGAAGCTCGATTTCCAGAATACCGACTCACTTAACACCCTGCGCGATCGCGTTGCTCGTATTCAGGGCGTTGATGAAGTCCGCATGGACGATAGCTGGTTTGCGCGTCTGGCGTCGCTGACCGGGCTGGTCGGCCGTGTGTCGGCGATGATCGGCGTCTTGATGATCGCCGCCGTGTTCCTTGTGATCGGCAACAGCGTACGTCTGAGCATCTTCGCCCGTCGCGACACCATCAACGTACAGAAGCTGATCGGCGCCACCGACGGCTTTATTCTGCGTCCCTTCCTGTACGGCGGCGCGATGCTGGGCTTCGCGGGGGCGTTCTTGTCGCTGATCCTGTCGGAGATTCTGGTGATGCGTCTCTCGTCCGCGGTGACGGAAGTGGCGAAAGTGTTCGGTACTAAGTTTGAACTCAGCGGCTTAGGCTTTGATGAATGTCTGCTGATGCTGATTGTCTGCTCGATGATTGGCTGGGTAGCCGCCTGGTTGGCGACCGTTCAACATTTACGTCACTTTACCCCCGACTAA
- the rpoH gene encoding RNA polymerase sigma factor RpoH → MTKEMQTLALAPVGNLESYIRAANTWPMLSADEERELAEKLHYQGDLEAAKKLILSHLRFVVHIARNYSGYGLPQADLIQEGNIGLMKAVRRFNPEVGVRLVSFAVHWIKAEIHEYVLRNWRIVKVATTKAQRKLFFNLRKTKQRLGWFNQDEVEMVARELGVSSKDVREMESRMAAQDMTFDMSSDDESDSQPMAPVLYLQDKTSNFADGIEDDNWEEQAANKLTDAMQGLDERSQDIIRARWLDEDNKSTLQELADRYGVSAERVRQLEKNAMKKLRAAIEA, encoded by the coding sequence ATGACCAAAGAAATGCAAACTTTAGCCTTAGCCCCCGTTGGTAACCTGGAATCGTACATCCGGGCCGCTAACACTTGGCCGATGTTATCGGCTGATGAAGAGCGGGAGCTTGCTGAAAAGCTGCATTACCAGGGCGATCTGGAAGCAGCGAAAAAGCTGATTCTGTCTCACCTGCGCTTTGTTGTTCATATTGCTCGTAACTACTCGGGCTATGGCCTGCCGCAGGCGGACCTGATTCAGGAAGGCAACATCGGTCTGATGAAAGCCGTACGTCGTTTCAACCCGGAAGTGGGTGTGCGACTGGTTTCCTTCGCCGTGCACTGGATCAAAGCGGAAATCCACGAATACGTGCTGCGTAACTGGCGTATCGTTAAAGTCGCAACCACCAAAGCGCAACGTAAGCTGTTCTTCAACCTGCGTAAAACAAAGCAGCGTCTGGGCTGGTTTAATCAGGATGAAGTGGAAATGGTTGCCCGCGAGCTGGGTGTGTCGAGCAAAGACGTACGTGAGATGGAATCGCGTATGGCAGCGCAGGACATGACCTTTGATATGTCGTCTGATGACGAATCCGACAGCCAGCCAATGGCGCCGGTGCTTTATCTGCAGGATAAAACGTCTAACTTTGCCGACGGCATTGAGGATGACAACTGGGAAGAGCAGGCGGCGAACAAGCTGACTGACGCGATGCAGGGCCTGGACGAGCGTAGCCAGGACATCATCCGCGCCCGCTGGCTGGACGAAGACAACAAGTCCACGCTGCAGGAACTGGCGGATCGTTATGGCGTCTCAGCTGAACGTGTTCGTCAGTTGGAAAAGAACGCGATGAAAAAACTGCGTGCCGCTATCGAAGCCTAA
- the livJ gene encoding branched chain amino acid ABC transporter substrate-binding protein LivJ, with product MNMKGKALLAGCIALIMSGSALAEDIKVAVVGAMSGPVAQYGDQEFTGAEQAVADINAKGGIKGNKLQIVKYDDACDPKQAVAVANKVVNDGIKYVIGHLCSSSTQPASDIYEDEGILMITPAATAPELTDRGYKLILRTTGLDSDQGPTAAKYILDKVKPQRIAVVHDKQQYGEGLARSVQENLKKGGANVVFFDGITAGEKDFSTLVARLKKENIDFVYYGGYHPEMGQILRQARAAGLKTQFMGPEGVANVSLSNIAGESAEGLLVTKPKNYDQVPANKPIVDAIKAKKQDPSGAFVWTTYAALQSLQAGLNQSEDPAAIAKYLKGATVDTVMGPLSWNEKGDLKGFEFGVFTWHANGTATDAK from the coding sequence ATGAATATGAAGGGTAAAGCGTTACTGGCAGGATGTATTGCTTTAATTATGAGCGGTTCCGCGCTGGCGGAAGACATCAAAGTTGCCGTCGTGGGAGCGATGTCCGGCCCGGTTGCCCAGTACGGCGATCAGGAATTTACCGGCGCGGAGCAGGCCGTTGCCGATATTAACGCCAAGGGCGGTATCAAAGGCAACAAACTGCAGATCGTGAAATATGATGATGCCTGCGACCCGAAACAGGCGGTTGCGGTGGCAAACAAAGTGGTTAACGACGGTATTAAATATGTTATCGGCCACCTGTGTTCCTCTTCTACGCAACCTGCGTCTGATATTTATGAAGACGAAGGCATTCTGATGATTACTCCGGCCGCGACCGCGCCTGAGCTGACGGACCGCGGCTATAAGCTGATCCTGCGTACCACCGGCCTTGACTCTGACCAGGGGCCGACGGCGGCAAAATATATCCTCGATAAAGTGAAGCCGCAGCGTATCGCGGTGGTACATGACAAACAGCAGTATGGCGAAGGGCTGGCGCGCTCGGTTCAGGAAAACCTGAAGAAGGGCGGCGCCAACGTGGTGTTCTTCGACGGTATCACCGCTGGTGAAAAAGATTTCTCCACCCTGGTGGCGCGTCTGAAGAAAGAGAATATCGACTTCGTCTACTACGGCGGCTACCACCCGGAAATGGGGCAAATCCTGCGTCAGGCGCGCGCTGCGGGCCTGAAAACGCAGTTTATGGGGCCGGAAGGCGTAGCGAACGTTTCGCTGTCTAACATTGCCGGCGAGTCGGCAGAAGGTCTGCTGGTGACCAAGCCGAAGAACTACGACCAGGTTCCGGCGAACAAACCGATTGTGGATGCGATCAAGGCGAAGAAACAGGATCCGAGCGGCGCCTTCGTATGGACCACCTATGCGGCGCTGCAGTCGCTGCAGGCGGGCCTGAACCAGTCTGAGGATCCGGCAGCCATCGCTAAGTACCTGAAAGGGGCGACGGTAGATACCGTTATGGGGCCGCTGTCGTGGAACGAAAAGGGCGACCTGAAAGGCTTCGAATTCGGTGTGTTTACCTGGCATGCCAACGGTACGGCGACCGACGCCAAATAA
- the panM gene encoding aspartate 1-decarboxylase autocleavage activator PanM has translation MKLTIIRLQHFSDQDRIDLAKIWPSQDLAALTLDDSHRIYAARFNERLLGAVRVTLRGVEGELSDLHVREVTRRRGVGQYLVEETLSDNPNINSWRIADSGVEDRGVMAAFMQALGFSAQQNGWEKH, from the coding sequence ATGAAGCTCACCATTATCCGTTTACAGCACTTCAGCGATCAGGATCGCATCGATTTGGCTAAAATCTGGCCGTCGCAGGATCTTGCGGCGTTGACGCTGGATGATAGCCATCGTATTTACGCCGCCCGTTTTAACGAGCGTCTACTGGGTGCTGTGCGCGTGACCCTGCGTGGTGTCGAAGGCGAACTCAGCGATCTGCACGTGCGCGAAGTCACCCGTCGTCGCGGCGTCGGGCAATATTTAGTGGAAGAGACGTTGAGCGACAACCCGAACATCAACAGCTGGCGTATCGCCGATAGCGGTGTGGAAGACCGCGGCGTGATGGCGGCATTTATGCAGGCGCTCGGTTTCAGCGCCCAGCAAAACGGTTGGGAAAAGCATTAA
- the livK gene encoding high-affinity branched-chain amino acid ABC transporter substrate-binding protein LivK yields MKRNAKTIIAGVVALAISHVAMAKDIKVAVVGAMSGPVAQWGDMEFNGARQAIKDINASGGIKGDKLVGVEYDDACDPKQAVAVANKIVNDGIQYVIGHLCSSSTQPASDIYEDEGILMISPGATNPELTQRGYQYIMRTAGLDSSQGPTAAKYILEHVKPQRIAIIHDKQQYGEGLARSVQDNLKKAGANIVFFDGITAGEKDFSALLARLKKENIDFVYYGGYYPEMGQMLRQARSVGLKTQFMGPEGVGNASLSNIAGAAAEGMLVTMPKRYDQDPANSAIVEALKADKKDPSGPYVWITYAAVQSLAQAMDRTGSRQPLDLIKDLKAHGAKTVIGPLNWDDKGDLKGFEFGVFQWHADGSSTVAQ; encoded by the coding sequence ATGAAAAGGAACGCGAAAACGATCATCGCGGGAGTTGTCGCATTAGCGATCTCCCACGTAGCGATGGCAAAGGATATTAAAGTCGCCGTGGTCGGCGCGATGTCTGGCCCGGTTGCCCAGTGGGGCGATATGGAATTCAACGGCGCGCGCCAGGCGATTAAAGACATCAACGCCAGCGGCGGCATTAAAGGCGACAAACTGGTTGGCGTCGAATATGACGACGCCTGCGACCCAAAACAGGCGGTTGCGGTGGCCAACAAAATCGTTAATGACGGTATTCAGTACGTTATCGGCCACCTGTGTTCCTCTTCGACTCAGCCGGCATCTGATATCTATGAAGATGAAGGTATCCTGATGATCTCCCCGGGGGCAACCAACCCGGAGCTGACCCAACGCGGTTATCAGTACATCATGCGTACCGCCGGGCTCGACTCCTCACAGGGGCCGACCGCGGCGAAATATATCCTTGAGCACGTGAAGCCGCAGCGTATTGCGATTATTCATGACAAGCAGCAATACGGTGAAGGTCTGGCGCGTTCCGTTCAGGACAACCTGAAGAAAGCCGGCGCCAATATCGTCTTCTTTGACGGCATCACCGCTGGTGAAAAAGATTTCTCCGCGCTGCTGGCGCGTCTGAAGAAAGAGAACATCGACTTCGTCTACTACGGTGGTTACTACCCGGAAATGGGGCAGATGCTGCGTCAGGCGCGATCCGTTGGCCTGAAAACGCAGTTTATGGGACCGGAAGGGGTGGGTAACGCTTCTCTGTCGAACATCGCTGGTGCGGCGGCGGAAGGCATGCTGGTGACGATGCCAAAACGCTATGACCAGGATCCGGCCAACAGCGCTATCGTTGAAGCGCTGAAGGCGGATAAAAAAGATCCGAGCGGCCCGTATGTCTGGATCACCTATGCCGCCGTTCAGTCGCTGGCGCAGGCGATGGACAGAACCGGCAGTCGACAGCCGCTGGATTTAATCAAAGATTTGAAAGCTCACGGCGCGAAGACCGTGATTGGGCCGCTGAATTGGGATGATAAAGGCGATCTGAAGGGATTTGAATTTGGTGTCTTCCAGTGGCACGCGGATGGTTCATCCACCGTCGCCCAGTAA
- the livH gene encoding high-affinity branched-chain amino acid ABC transporter permease LivH — MSEQFLYFLQQMFNGVTLGSTYALIAIGYTMVYGIIGMINFAHGEVYMIGSYVSFMIIAALMMMGIDTSWLLVAAGFIGAIIIASAYGWSIERVAYRPVRSSKRLIALISAIGMSIFLQNYVSLTQGSRDVALPSLFNGQWIVGHSDNFSATITTMQLMIWVVTFVAMLALTIFIRYSRMGRACRACAEDLKMASLLGINTDRVIALTFVIGAAMAAVAGVLLGQFYGVINPYIGFMAGMKAFTAAVLGGIGSIPGAMIGGLILGIAEALSSAYLSTEYKDVVSFALLILVLLVMPTGILGRPEVEKV; from the coding sequence ATGTCCGAGCAGTTTCTTTATTTTCTGCAGCAGATGTTTAACGGCGTCACGCTGGGCAGTACCTACGCGCTGATCGCCATCGGTTATACGATGGTGTACGGCATTATCGGCATGATTAACTTCGCCCACGGCGAGGTTTACATGATTGGCAGCTACGTCTCCTTCATGATCATCGCCGCCTTGATGATGATGGGCATCGATACTAGCTGGCTGCTCGTCGCCGCCGGATTTATCGGCGCCATTATTATCGCCAGCGCCTACGGCTGGAGTATCGAACGCGTGGCCTACCGGCCGGTACGCAGCTCCAAACGTTTGATTGCGTTGATTTCCGCTATCGGGATGTCCATCTTCTTGCAGAACTACGTCAGCCTGACCCAAGGCTCGCGCGATGTGGCGCTGCCGAGCCTGTTTAACGGTCAGTGGATTGTCGGCCACAGTGATAACTTCTCTGCCACTATCACCACCATGCAGCTGATGATCTGGGTAGTCACCTTTGTCGCCATGCTGGCGCTGACCATCTTTATTCGCTACTCGCGGATGGGCCGCGCCTGCCGCGCCTGTGCCGAAGATCTGAAAATGGCTAGCCTGCTTGGCATCAACACCGACCGTGTAATTGCGCTGACTTTTGTGATCGGCGCGGCGATGGCGGCGGTTGCTGGCGTGTTGCTGGGGCAGTTCTATGGCGTGATTAACCCCTACATCGGCTTTATGGCCGGGATGAAAGCCTTTACCGCCGCGGTACTTGGCGGCATCGGCAGTATCCCTGGCGCGATGATCGGCGGCCTGATTCTGGGTATTGCCGAAGCGCTCTCTTCTGCCTATCTCAGCACCGAATATAAAGACGTTGTCTCCTTCGCGCTGCTGATCCTGGTGCTGTTAGTCATGCCGACGGGTATCCTGGGCCGCCCGGAGGTAGAAAAAGTATGA
- the livM gene encoding branched chain amino acid ABC transporter permease LivM, giving the protein MKPMQIAMALLSAVMFFILAGVFMGVQLELDGTKLVVDTAADIRWQWIFIGTAVVFFFQLLRPLFQKAVKNVSGPKFIMPAIDGSTVKQKLFLIALLVIAVAWPFMVSRGTVDIATLTMIYIILGLGLNVVVGLSGLLVLGYGGFYAIGAYTFALLNHYYGLGFWTCLPLAGLVSAAAGFLLGFPVLRLRGDYLAIVTLGFGEIVRILLLNNTDITGGPNGISQIPKPTFFGLEFSRSAREGGWDTFSNFFGLKYDPSDRVIFLYLVALLLVVLSLFVINRLLRMPLGRAWEALREDEIACRSLGLSPTRIKLTAFTISAAFAGFAGTLFAARQGFVSPESFTFAESAFVLAIVVLGGMGSQFAVILAAVLLVVSRELMRDFNEYSMLMLGGLMVLMMIWRPQGLLPMTRPQLKLKNGQAKGEQA; this is encoded by the coding sequence ATGAAACCGATGCAAATTGCGATGGCGCTGCTGTCCGCCGTGATGTTCTTTATTCTGGCGGGCGTCTTCATGGGCGTGCAGCTGGAACTGGACGGCACTAAGCTGGTGGTGGATACCGCCGCCGATATTCGCTGGCAGTGGATCTTTATCGGTACCGCGGTGGTCTTTTTCTTCCAGCTGCTGCGACCGCTGTTCCAGAAGGCGGTTAAGAACGTCTCCGGACCGAAGTTTATTATGCCGGCGATTGACGGTTCGACGGTGAAACAGAAGCTGTTCCTGATTGCCTTGCTGGTGATTGCCGTGGCATGGCCGTTTATGGTGTCGCGCGGAACGGTGGATATCGCCACCCTGACGATGATTTATATCATCCTCGGCCTCGGCCTGAACGTGGTGGTCGGGCTCTCCGGTCTGCTGGTGCTGGGCTATGGCGGGTTCTACGCTATCGGCGCGTATACCTTCGCGCTGCTGAACCACTATTATGGTCTCGGCTTCTGGACCTGCCTGCCGCTGGCCGGGCTGGTTTCGGCGGCGGCTGGGTTCCTGCTGGGCTTCCCGGTGCTGCGTCTGCGCGGCGACTACCTGGCGATCGTGACCTTAGGCTTCGGCGAGATCGTGCGTATTCTGCTGCTTAACAACACCGATATCACCGGTGGGCCTAATGGCATCAGCCAGATCCCGAAACCGACCTTCTTCGGTCTTGAGTTTAGCCGCAGCGCCCGCGAAGGCGGCTGGGATACATTCAGCAACTTCTTTGGCCTGAAGTACGACCCCAGCGACCGGGTGATTTTCCTCTATCTGGTGGCGCTGCTGTTGGTGGTTCTGAGCCTGTTTGTGATCAACCGCCTGCTGCGCATGCCGTTGGGCCGCGCGTGGGAAGCGCTGCGTGAAGATGAGATCGCCTGTCGTTCGTTGGGCCTGAGCCCGACACGCATCAAGCTGACCGCTTTTACTATCAGCGCCGCGTTTGCCGGTTTCGCCGGAACGCTGTTCGCCGCGCGTCAGGGTTTTGTCAGCCCGGAATCCTTCACCTTTGCGGAGTCCGCCTTTGTGCTGGCGATCGTGGTGTTGGGCGGGATGGGCTCACAGTTTGCGGTGATCCTGGCCGCCGTGCTGCTGGTGGTATCGCGCGAGTTGATGCGTGATTTCAACGAATACAGCATGTTAATGCTGGGTGGTTTGATGGTGCTGATGATGATCTGGCGTCCGCAGGGGCTTCTGCCGATGACGCGTCCGCAGCTGAAGCTGAAAAACGGTCAGGCAAAAGGAGAGCAGGCATGA
- the livG gene encoding high-affinity branched-chain amino acid ABC transporter ATP-binding protein LivG — protein MSQPLLSVSGLMMRFGGLLAVNNVSLELRPQEIVSLIGPNGAGKTTVFNCLTGFYKPTGGTIMLRDQHLEGLPGQQIARMGVVRTFQHVRLFREMTVIENLLVAQHQQLKTGVFSGLLKTPSFRRAQSEALDRAAAWLERIGLLEHANRQASNLAYGDQRRLEIARCMVTQPEILMLDEPAAGLNPKETKELDELIAELRSHHNTTILLIEHDMKLVMGISDRIYVVNQGTPLANGTPEEIRNNPDVIRAYLGEA, from the coding sequence ATGAGTCAGCCATTATTATCCGTTAGCGGCCTGATGATGCGTTTTGGCGGCCTGCTGGCGGTCAATAACGTTTCGCTGGAGCTGCGCCCGCAGGAAATTGTCTCCTTAATCGGTCCGAATGGCGCGGGGAAAACCACGGTCTTCAACTGCCTGACCGGTTTCTACAAACCGACCGGCGGCACTATTATGCTACGCGACCAACACCTGGAAGGTCTGCCGGGTCAGCAGATTGCGCGTATGGGTGTGGTGCGAACGTTCCAGCACGTGCGTCTGTTCCGCGAAATGACGGTGATTGAAAACCTGCTGGTGGCGCAACATCAGCAGCTGAAAACCGGCGTTTTCTCCGGTCTGCTGAAAACGCCGTCTTTCCGCCGCGCGCAAAGCGAAGCGCTGGATCGTGCCGCCGCCTGGCTTGAGCGTATCGGTCTGCTGGAGCACGCTAACCGCCAGGCCAGCAACCTGGCCTACGGCGACCAGCGTCGCCTGGAGATCGCCCGCTGCATGGTGACCCAGCCGGAAATCCTGATGCTTGATGAGCCCGCGGCGGGGCTGAACCCGAAAGAGACCAAAGAGCTGGATGAGCTGATCGCTGAGCTGCGTAGCCATCACAACACCACCATTCTGCTTATCGAACACGATATGAAGCTGGTGATGGGTATTTCCGATCGCATCTACGTCGTTAACCAGGGGACGCCGCTGGCTAACGGGACGCCGGAAGAAATTCGTAATAACCCGGACGTGATCCGCGCCTATTTAGGTGAAGCATAA
- the livF gene encoding high-affinity branched-chain amino acid ABC transporter ATP-binding protein LivF: MEKTMLSFDNVSAHYGKIQALHNVSLHIKQGEIVTLIGANGAGKTTLLGTLCGDPRASSGRIVFDGKDITDWQTAKIMREAVAIVPEGRRVFSRMTVEENLAMGGFFADRDQFQTRIKWVYELFPRLHERRVQRAGTMSGGEQQMLAIGRALMSEPRLLLLDEPSLGLAPIIIQQIFDTIEQLREQGMTIFLVEQNANQALKLADRGYVLENGHVVLEDTGDALLANEAVRSAYLGG, encoded by the coding sequence ATGGAAAAAACGATGTTATCTTTTGACAACGTAAGCGCCCACTACGGCAAGATCCAGGCGCTGCACAACGTCAGCCTGCATATCAAGCAGGGTGAGATTGTGACGCTTATCGGCGCCAACGGCGCGGGGAAAACCACGTTGCTCGGGACGCTGTGCGGCGATCCGCGCGCCTCCAGCGGGCGAATTGTCTTTGACGGCAAGGATATTACCGACTGGCAGACCGCGAAAATCATGCGTGAAGCGGTGGCGATTGTGCCGGAAGGGCGGCGGGTCTTTTCGCGCATGACGGTGGAAGAGAACCTGGCGATGGGCGGCTTTTTTGCCGACCGCGATCAGTTCCAGACCCGTATTAAGTGGGTATATGAGCTGTTCCCGCGGCTGCACGAACGTCGCGTTCAGCGCGCCGGAACCATGTCCGGCGGCGAGCAACAGATGCTGGCAATTGGCCGCGCTCTGATGAGCGAGCCGCGCCTGCTCCTGTTGGATGAACCTTCGCTGGGGCTGGCGCCGATTATTATCCAGCAGATATTCGACACCATTGAGCAGTTGCGTGAACAGGGGATGACTATCTTCCTGGTCGAGCAAAACGCCAACCAGGCGCTTAAGCTGGCCGACCGCGGCTACGTGCTGGAAAACGGCCACGTGGTGCTCGAAGATACCGGCGACGCATTGCTGGCGAACGAAGCAGTGCGCAGCGCCTATCTCGGCGGTTAA